TTGGCGCGCGATTCACCGGTCGCATCGGCCAGCTCGGACGGGTTCAGCGCGCATTCGGGCGAGCTGAACAGCATCATCAGCGCGGTGAAGCTCACCGCATTGAGTTCGTACTCGCGCAGGAAGGCATTCGATTGCGCTGCCTGCGCCATCTGGATATGGCGGATCAGGTGGGTCAGGATCACGTTCTGCCGCGTCTGCCGGGCGTCGGGCGCGGTGGCGCGGGCGCAGACGCGATCGATTTTGTCTTCGACCGGGACGAAGCACAGTGGGGTGGCAAGTCGACTGTTCATTTTTTGATTATATCTAACTTGAATAGTTTATTGCAACCGCAATCGCCGCGACCGGGACCGCAGTGTCGCGACGATGCCACAGAGCGTAGCGAAATGCGGATGCCAATGGCTTGACCTCGAGCAAGCCCTGCCGTCCGCCGGGGTCGAGCATGCCGGTATGACGCAACTTACCGCCAGCCGTGGCGGCAAGTTGTGTTGATCGTGCAACAGTTCGGGCCGCAACGACCGGTGCTGTACGTGCCGGCGCGCATGCGCTAGCCTCTGGCCGCATGAAGAAAAC
This window of the Jeongeupia sp. USM3 genome carries:
- a CDS encoding MarR family winged helix-turn-helix transcriptional regulator — its product is MNSRLATPLCFVPVEDKIDRVCARATAPDARQTRQNVILTHLIRHIQMAQAAQSNAFLREYELNAVSFTALMMLFSSPECALNPSELADATGESRANVTRICDELVAKKLLTRSPNGEDRRRVDLRLAPEGDELVQRFLPQMRDRVHNVFNVLSDDERDTLENLLKRILTELG